GTATTTGTTCCCTGCTTCATCCTCAATTCGCCTTGTATCCTGTATATTTCTGCTCTCAACAACCACAGCTCTGCTGTCAAGTTCAAGAGCTCTTTTCTTGATCACAGCCGTGCTCTCATCTCTCTTGTCAAAAAATACTATCGGAACACCGCTTTTAATGATACCTGCCTTTTCAAAGGCAATCTCCTCTATCGTTTCGCCAAGATACTGCATATGGTCATAGCCAATCTCAGTAATAACTGAAACAAGAGGTTTTTTAACAGCATTAGTTGCATCCAGTCTCCCACCAAGTCCTGTCTCCAGCACCAGATAATCTACCGGATACACATCATACAGCAGCATTGCCATGAAAAAGAGATATTCAAAATAGGTAGGAAAATAAAAACTATTTGTATTGCCTTTATCTGAATTATATTCGACAGTTCTGCGAAGCATCTCTATAAATACTTCAACAAAAACACCATCGCTTATCGGTTTACCATCAATCTGAAATCTTTCTGTAATCTTAACCAAATGTGGAGATGTGAACATTCCCACACTATATCCGGCTTTCATTAGAATAGATGAAATATAGCTGCAAGCGGAACCTTTTCCGTTAGTTCCGGCAACATGTATTATCTTCATATTCTCATCAGGATTTCCAAGAAAATCCAGATAAGCCCTTGTATCTTCTATTGTATGTTTGTCAGTAAAACTCGGAACCTGATTGAGAAAATCCTCACACTCAGTGACTGAAATATGCTCTCCTCCATCAGCTCTGCTGATAAAATCAGCCACCTTACCCAAAATTTCTGTACTCATATCCTACTATAAAACGCCTTTCAGCAGATATCGGCACAACATGCTTTTCAAAATCCTATTACCAAACTTCCGCATTTATGCCAATTTGCATATATCATTTTCCCCACAAAACCAATTTCCACTGTGACTTGTGCCTACACACATTAGTAAACTACGCACATGTCTTCAAGCTAGTATAGGCGAAGTGAATGTACAGATAAACCGATTTGATGCGGCTTCCTTGTGGATGTATATGTGTAAATAGCCGATTTGATGCAGCTGCTCTTATAGAAGTATATGTGTATAAAACCGATTTGATGCGAAGCATCATTAGAGGTTTTAATACACATATACGACACATAGAGACAGCGTATCATCGGAGGTTTTAATGCACATATACGACACATAGGATTAGCGCATCATCGGAGGTTTATCTGTACATCACGAGCCCCCTGTTTGCAGACATGCTCATAGCCTTATTTTGTCAGCTGTACAAGTCTCTCAGTTACCTGGTCGTAGGTCTGCTGGTATTTCTGCTGCTTCTCTTTTTCTTCTGCAATCTTCTCTGCAGGCGCCTTAGAGAGGAATTTCTCATTGCTGAGCATATTCTGTGATCTCTTAAGCTCGCCTTCAAGTCTCTTCTGCTCCTTGGTGAGACGCTCAATCTCTGCAGAAAGATCCACAAGATCAGAGAAAGGAATATAAACTGTTGCATCTGCAAGAACTACAGAAACAGCATCCTCTGCAATACCCTCTTTATCTTTCTGGCAAACAGACTCAGAAGCATAAGCAAGTGATTCAAAGAACAGCTTACCTGTTCTGAAGATATCAAGAACATCATCCTTATCACTTACAACAAATACTTTTGCCTTTCTTGATGGAGCAACATTCATCTGTGTACGAACGTTACGGATACCACGAACAGCTTCCTTGATTGTCTCGATAGACTTCTCATCAGCTGCAAAGTTCCACTCATCCTTGTATACAGGCCAGTCAGAGATCATGATTGACTCTTCCTCATCCTGCATTGTGCAGAAGATTTCTTCTGTAATAAATGGCATGTATGGGTGCAGGAGCTTAAGTGCATTCAGAAGTACTGTCTGAAGTGTCCAAAGAGCTGCCTCATGAGAAACAGCATCGTCTGAATTATAAAGACGAGGCTTAACCATCTCAATGTACCAGTCACAGAACTCATCCCAAATAAAGTCATAAACCTTCTGAACTGCAATTCCGAGTTCATAGTGTTCCATGTTCTCAGTAACTTCTTTTACCGTATTATTGAGCTTACTAAGGATCCACTTATCAACAGGCTCAAGACCTTCAGGCATATCCTGATGGATTGCAGATTTAGCATCCTCAGCCATGTTCATCATAATGAATCTTGAAGCATTCCAAACCTTGTTAGCAAAGTTACGGCTATTCTCAACTCTTTCATTATAGAAACGCATATCATTACCCGGTGCGTTTCCTGTAATAAGTGTAAGTCTAAGAGCATCAGCACCGTAGTTCTCAATGATATCAAGAGGATCGATACCATTTCCAAGAGATTTACTCATCTTACGTCCCTGAGAGTCTCTTACAAGACCATGGAAAAGAACTGTGTGGAATGGATATGTTCCCATGTTCTCATAGCTTGAGAAGATCATTCTGATTACCCAGAAAAAGATAATGTCATAACCTGTTACAAGCACATCTGTAGGGAAGAAATACTTAAGTTCCTTGGTGTCATGTGGCCAGCCAAGTGTCTCAAATGGCCAAAGAGCTGATGAAAACCATGTATCAAGTGTGTCAGGATCCTGAGTAAAGTGAGTTTCACCGCACTTAGGACAAACTGTAGGAGTAGTCTTGGATACAACAACCTCTCCGCACTTATCGCAGTAGTAAGCAGGAATTCTGTGGCCCCACCAGAGCTGTCTTGAAATACACCAGTCACGGATGTTGTCTGTCCAGTTGAAGTATGTCTTCTCCATTCTAGGTGGAATAAGCTTGATCTCACCCTCTTTAACAGCCTTAACTGCAGGTTTGATGAGCTCATCCATCTTAACGAACCACTGTGCCTTGATCATAGGCTCTACTGTTGTGTGGCAACGGTCATGTGTACCAACATTGTGAGAATAGTCCTCAATCTCAACAAGAAGTCCCATCTCATCAAGCTCTTTAACAATGGCTTCTCTTGCTGCGTAGCGATCCATGCCTTCAAATTTGCCGCCATTAGCGTTGATAGTGGCATCATCATTGAGGATATTGATCTCCTCAAGGTTATGACGCTTACCAACCTCAAAGTCGTTAGGGTCATGGCCTGGAGTGATCTTAACTACACCTGTACCAAATTCCATATCAACATAAGAATCTTCTACGATAGGAAGCTCTCTGTTAACTATAGGTAAAAGAACCTTCTTGCCTTTAAAGTTCTTGTATCTGTCATCATCAGGGTTAACAGCAACAGCTGTATCACCAAGCATTGTCTCAGGACGTGTTGTCGCAAACTCGATAAACTCAGTATCAGAAACTGATCCATCCTCATTGATAACAGGATACTTGATATGCCATAAATGTCCAGCCTGCTCCTCGTACTCAACCTCAGCATCAGAGATAGAAGTCTTACAAACAGGGCACCAGTTTACGATACGGCTTCCCTTATAGATATATCCTTTTTCATGCATCTTGCAGAAGACTTCTGTAACAGCCTCGTTACAGCCTTCATCCATCGTGAAACGCTCTCTGTCCCAGTCACAGGAAGATCCCATCTTCTTGAGCTGCTGAATGATAGTTCCGCCGTACTCTTTTTTCCACTCCCAGGCTCTTTCAAGGAATTTCTCACGGCCAAGATCTCTTTTGTCGATTCCTTCTGCCTTAAGAGCATCAATGATCTTAACCTCAGTAGCGATTGATGCATGATCTGTTCCTGGCTGCCAAAGTGCGTTGTATCCCTGCATTCTCTTAAAACGAATGAGAATATCCTGCATTGTATTATCAAGGGCATGTCCCATGTGGAGCTTACCTGTGATGTTTGGCGGTGGAATAACAATAGTAAATGGTTTTTTGGTCTCATCTACTTCAGCATGGAAGTATTTCTTGGCTTCCCAATTGGAGTACAGACGACTCTCAATGTTCTTGGGATCATAAGTCTTAGCTAGTTCTTTCTTCATGATTTTCTCCTTTTTTGTTGTGCCAGGCAGCTAATAAAAAAGCCCCTGGCAGCCAATAAGCTACCAAGGGCGTAATATACGCGGTACCACCTTGATTTATAACTCAGTAAGTGCTCTTCCATAAAAATGGGATTTCACTCTCATCCTCTAACGCAGATGACGCGGGGACACTTATGGGAACATAATCCCGTTCTGGGTGCCCGGTTCAAAAGCTACCTTCCACATCTCCATCGCCGATACCTCTCAGCATGTGCGCCGCTTCATATAAGACTTATGCCTCATGAAAATCCTCCGCACAGGTATCTTCTCTTTAGACTCTGTAAAGATATGTACTCCTCTTTCTCATAACCTTTAAAAAAATAATTTAAAATAACTATATTAGTTCAAAAAAATAATGTCAAGATATAAACATGGTAAACCTTTTCTATTCACAGAATAACTTACTCACGCCCAAATCCTCAGCTATGTTTAACTTCATCAAGGGATTTCTGTGAGATCACAGCATTGTGGATAAGTGCTATCTCTCCTTTGCGGCTCTCCTTAACCTGATAAAGTGCATTGTCTGCCGCATACATGTAATCCCAGAGCTTGGTTGTTTCCTTGGGGACAGAATTACGTATTCCCTGGGAAATACTGATAGTTATGCCTTCATCAGCCATTTCTGATTCCAGCGCTATATTTCCTATTCTTTCCCGGAGTTTAACTGCATAATCCAGAACCTTTTTATCGCTCATACTCTCATAGATTATTATGAACTCATCTCCGCCATATCTGAAAGCGTGGATTCCCTTACTATGCTCGCAGATATCGATTATAGCTTTGGATATCTGCTTGAGACACATATCTCCTACCTGATGACCGTACCTGTCATTAAACTGCTTAAAATCATCCACATCAAGAATTTCAACAGCCAGATAATGCCCTTTTTCACAGGCCTTTTCAAAAGCTGTTTCCGCATACCTGTTGAGACTATACCTGTTACCAAGACCTGTAAGCTGGTCTGTTTCCGCCTGTCTCATGAGCTTGTCATTTTCTTTTTCCACATTGGAAAGCTTAGTTCTCATAGCGGCAAAAAACTTGTAGTTGACCATCTTCTCTTTTTCAAATTCAAGAGTATATCTGTAAAAATCTTCGAGAGCCCTTGTTCTGGCCTCAGGATCATTTACCCTTTCATAAATCTCGCATCTTAACTTGGCGTGGTTAAGTCTTAAATTAGCAATGTTAAGATCATCAAGTTCCTGCTCGGTTAATTGAGCCACCTTGATAGCCTCTTTTTCTTTTCCTATCTCAAGGTAAAAACGGGCAGTATTGTAAACATCCACCATATCATCAAGCGAGAACTTCCTGTCTTTGATAAGACCGTTCAGCATTTTGAAATAATACTCAAACCTCTTTTCATCACCAAGATAATAATAGGCTCTCATCTTGGTATCGAGGATAGGAAGTCCTAAAAGATACTCCTCATTAAACTCCTGGTAATTTGCCAGCTTGTCCATGGCTTCAAGGCACTTTCGTACTGAATCAGGTTTGCCAAGCCTTATATAGCAATCAGCCTCGAAGCAGTGACAATAGAGGATATTTCTGTAATAAAGGCTCTCTTTACGATTCTTTCTGATATGTTTATAGGCCGATCTGATATATGAAAGGGCTGTTTTAACATCGCCAAATCTGTAATACACATGTCCTATGTTAAAAAACATAAACCCAGGAACACCACTGTCAGGCAGATCTTCGCAATATTTAATTCCCTTTAAAAAGAAATCAATAGCAAGCTCGTAGTTGCCATGATTAAGAGAATCTATTCCAAGAAGGTTATAACACCTTGCAAGATGCTCGGCATCTCCTTCCATCTGTAAATATTCAATTGCCTTGAGGAGATTCATATTGAACTTACGATAATCAGTGCTGAGCAGGTAATAAGCATCAGCCAGATAGTAATACGCATAGCCGACAAGACTATTGTCGTCGAGACGTTTGGCCGCACGAACAAAACGATTACATATTCCAATGTAGCTACTGGACATTGAAGATCTTGCAAGCATCATTTCGCTGTTAAGAGTCTGTATTTCCCGATCGTAATCCTTTATGTTCATAAAGCACCCCCAGTTCATCTATCACAAAAAGTTATCCACAATCGTAAAGCCCCCACAAATTGTGGATTTGCGACTTTTTTGCGCAAACTAGTCCAACAAAAATTCGATAACATTTGAAGGTAAATACAATTTTACATCACCTGGCTGTTACATTTCAAGGAAAATAATAATTTGATGAATAGTGAATTCTTATGTGAAACATGCATGAATACTGGGGTTGCGCTTTTTATATGACACGTATGTCATGCTTTATGTTGGTTTACATATACACGTTGACTTATTTGGTCATATGATTATTTTTACTCGTTTATTAGTTAATTTCCACACGCTTTAGAAATCCGCTATTTTACTGGGGTTTGCTTTTATATTTTTTAACTAATCCCCAAT
The sequence above is a segment of the Butyrivibrio proteoclasticus B316 genome. Coding sequences within it:
- a CDS encoding valine--tRNA ligase → MKKELAKTYDPKNIESRLYSNWEAKKYFHAEVDETKKPFTIVIPPPNITGKLHMGHALDNTMQDILIRFKRMQGYNALWQPGTDHASIATEVKIIDALKAEGIDKRDLGREKFLERAWEWKKEYGGTIIQQLKKMGSSCDWDRERFTMDEGCNEAVTEVFCKMHEKGYIYKGSRIVNWCPVCKTSISDAEVEYEEQAGHLWHIKYPVINEDGSVSDTEFIEFATTRPETMLGDTAVAVNPDDDRYKNFKGKKVLLPIVNRELPIVEDSYVDMEFGTGVVKITPGHDPNDFEVGKRHNLEEINILNDDATINANGGKFEGMDRYAAREAIVKELDEMGLLVEIEDYSHNVGTHDRCHTTVEPMIKAQWFVKMDELIKPAVKAVKEGEIKLIPPRMEKTYFNWTDNIRDWCISRQLWWGHRIPAYYCDKCGEVVVSKTTPTVCPKCGETHFTQDPDTLDTWFSSALWPFETLGWPHDTKELKYFFPTDVLVTGYDIIFFWVIRMIFSSYENMGTYPFHTVLFHGLVRDSQGRKMSKSLGNGIDPLDIIENYGADALRLTLITGNAPGNDMRFYNERVENSRNFANKVWNASRFIMMNMAEDAKSAIHQDMPEGLEPVDKWILSKLNNTVKEVTENMEHYELGIAVQKVYDFIWDEFCDWYIEMVKPRLYNSDDAVSHEAALWTLQTVLLNALKLLHPYMPFITEEIFCTMQDEEESIMISDWPVYKDEWNFAADEKSIETIKEAVRGIRNVRTQMNVAPSRKAKVFVVSDKDDVLDIFRTGKLFFESLAYASESVCQKDKEGIAEDAVSVVLADATVYIPFSDLVDLSAEIERLTKEQKRLEGELKRSQNMLSNEKFLSKAPAEKIAEEKEKQQKYQQTYDQVTERLVQLTK
- a CDS encoding tetratricopeptide repeat-containing diguanylate cyclase, which produces MNIKDYDREIQTLNSEMMLARSSMSSSYIGICNRFVRAAKRLDDNSLVGYAYYYLADAYYLLSTDYRKFNMNLLKAIEYLQMEGDAEHLARCYNLLGIDSLNHGNYELAIDFFLKGIKYCEDLPDSGVPGFMFFNIGHVYYRFGDVKTALSYIRSAYKHIRKNRKESLYYRNILYCHCFEADCYIRLGKPDSVRKCLEAMDKLANYQEFNEEYLLGLPILDTKMRAYYYLGDEKRFEYYFKMLNGLIKDRKFSLDDMVDVYNTARFYLEIGKEKEAIKVAQLTEQELDDLNIANLRLNHAKLRCEIYERVNDPEARTRALEDFYRYTLEFEKEKMVNYKFFAAMRTKLSNVEKENDKLMRQAETDQLTGLGNRYSLNRYAETAFEKACEKGHYLAVEILDVDDFKQFNDRYGHQVGDMCLKQISKAIIDICEHSKGIHAFRYGGDEFIIIYESMSDKKVLDYAVKLRERIGNIALESEMADEGITISISQGIRNSVPKETTKLWDYMYAADNALYQVKESRKGEIALIHNAVISQKSLDEVKHS
- a CDS encoding bifunctional folylpolyglutamate synthase/dihydrofolate synthase; this translates as MSTEILGKVADFISRADGGEHISVTECEDFLNQVPSFTDKHTIEDTRAYLDFLGNPDENMKIIHVAGTNGKGSACSYISSILMKAGYSVGMFTSPHLVKITERFQIDGKPISDGVFVEVFIEMLRRTVEYNSDKGNTNSFYFPTYFEYLFFMAMLLYDVYPVDYLVLETGLGGRLDATNAVKKPLVSVITEIGYDHMQYLGETIEEIAFEKAGIIKSGVPIVFFDKRDESTAVIKKRALELDSRAVVVESRNIQDTRRIEDEAGNKYIAFSLNSLYDKYVDIRLSTEALYQSENAALAVETVGILRGLGTEISELDIREGLLSAKWEGRMEEVRPGIYVDGAHNIDGIMAFLESIKNMNCSGRKLMLFGIVSDKQYKEIVRSILEAREFEQIYVAVLETSRSLSVSDLKGAFEDAKDELGIIGVPVKYYSNVRDAITDIITNRKSGDMVFAAGSLYLAGQIKGML